From the genome of Flavobacterium luteolum, one region includes:
- a CDS encoding ROK family protein, giving the protein MNTSHAIGLDIGGTHITAAVINKTEMKVLDFSLCKESFDSNLPTDQVMSIWKKVIRTSIENSKVKDITGIAICMPGPFDYKNGICWIKDQSKYEHFYGLNIRELLLETLDFPVDFPVLFENDAVCFGKGEVFKQQENLSKKVMAVTLGTGLGACFIDKGASISSGNSVPADGEIYNLSYKDGIAEDYVSVRGLLSHYKSLSGSDLNNGLELYNLAKDGDQQAIEVFERMGEDLAAVVIPWIKNFTADHIIIGGKIANASDLFLSSFNKTIQKSDLKVEFSISNDNEVAALLGAVSFLCD; this is encoded by the coding sequence ATGAATACATCACACGCCATTGGGCTAGATATAGGGGGAACGCATATTACCGCAGCGGTTATCAATAAAACAGAGATGAAAGTTCTTGACTTTTCACTTTGTAAAGAATCTTTTGACTCTAATTTGCCAACAGATCAGGTTATGAGTATCTGGAAAAAAGTAATCAGAACGTCAATTGAAAATTCTAAAGTAAAAGATATTACAGGAATTGCAATTTGCATGCCTGGGCCATTTGATTATAAAAACGGAATTTGTTGGATTAAAGACCAGTCGAAATACGAACATTTTTACGGATTAAACATTCGAGAATTGCTTCTGGAAACTCTAGATTTTCCTGTAGATTTTCCAGTTCTTTTTGAAAATGACGCTGTTTGTTTTGGAAAAGGTGAAGTTTTTAAACAACAGGAAAATCTTTCTAAAAAAGTTATGGCGGTTACTTTAGGAACTGGATTAGGTGCTTGTTTCATTGATAAAGGAGCATCAATCAGTTCAGGTAATTCTGTTCCCGCTGATGGTGAAATATACAATCTGTCTTATAAAGATGGAATTGCAGAAGATTATGTTTCAGTTAGAGGTCTTTTATCACATTACAAATCTTTAAGCGGTAGCGATCTCAATAATGGCTTAGAACTGTATAATCTTGCGAAAGATGGAGACCAACAGGCAATTGAGGTGTTTGAAAGAATGGGAGAGGATTTAGCGGCAGTTGTTATTCCGTGGATAAAAAACTTCACAGCAGATCATATTATTATTGGCGGAAAAATTGCCAATGCAAGCGATTTGTTTTTGTCTTCATTTAACAAAACAATTCAGAAATCTGATTTAAAAGTTGAGTTTTCTATTTCAAATGACAATGAAGTTGCAGCTTTACTAGGAGCAGTCAGTTTTCTTTGCGATTAA